The window GTTTCTCCTGTCGGCGGGGGGCGAGCTCATCAGCCCGGACGGCAAGGCCAGCGCCTTCAACTCCGAGCCGGGCCTGGAGACGCTCTCCTTCCTGGCCGAGGCCGTCCACAAGCACAAGGTCTCCCCGCACAAGCTCTACACCGATGTCGAGGCGTGGAACGACTGGGGGACGCGGAGGATCGGATCGATCCTCCTCTACCCCGTGTTCACCGCCAACATCCTGGCCACCAGGGTCCGGAGCATGACCAAGACGGCGCCCTGGAAGCTCCGGAAGGCGGCGCACTTCGCCGGCAACTACTGGACCATCTCGAGCCTCGGCAAGAACAAGGAGGCCGTCGCCAGGTTCTGCCAGTGGTGGGTCCAGCCGGCGGTCAGCGGACGCTGGGCCGGCGAGAGCGGCGCCCTTCCCAACTCGCAGGCTGCCGCCGACCATCCGAGCTTCAAGCAGTTCCTGGCGCAGAATCCGCTCGGCCAGGCCTTCCTCGACACCATCCCGTTCGCCCGTCCGTTTCCCGGGGTCGTCGGCCTGCCGGCCGTCATCCAGATCGTCTCGGAGATGGTCGAGTCGGCGGTGGTCGGCGGGGTGGCGCCCCGGGACGCCCTCGCCAAGGCGGCCACCCGCGCCGATCAGGAGCTGAAGCGTGCCCAAAAGGCATAGGGCCCCGTGGAACGGCTCCCGGCCGTCGACGCGCATCATCACCTGTGGGACCTCGGCGCCAACCATTATCCCTGGCTGGTCGGGCCGCCCGTCGAGGCCCACTTCGGCCCGTACGACAAGATTCGGCGGAACTACCTGATCGAGGACTACTGCGCCGACATCCGGGATCTGGGCATCGTGAAGTCGGTGCCCGTGGAGGCGATCGGAGGCGCCACCGTCGACTTCCTCGCGGCCGTGGAGCGCGGCACGGCGCCGGCCTGCTCGTTCGCCGACGCCTGGCTCTCGGTGCGCCTCATCGAGGCCGCCTACGCCTCGGCGGATCGGGAGGGCGCATGGGTCGATCTGTGAGAGCCCGGGGTCTGGTCATCGCCCTCTTTCTGGCCGGATGCGCGGCGCCCGGCCCGCCGTCCAATGAGAGCGCCGGGGCCGATCCGGCGCGAGCGGAGCTGCGGGAATCGATCGAGGAGCTCCGGCGCGACCTGGCTGACCTGCGCGCCCGGCTCCAGGCCTACCGGGGAGTCGCCGTCGATCGGCAGGACCTGGCCGGCGTGCGGGCGGAGCTGGACGCGGCGCGGACCGCCGTGCAGGCGCTCGTGCGGGATGTCGAGCAGCGTCAGCTCGAAGGGAGCCAGGCGGCAGGCCGGCGGGTGGCCGCCGTGGAGGCCCGCGTCGCCGAGCTGACCGAGGCGGTGAAGCGCCTCGAGGCCGCGGTCGGAGCGCTCGGAGAGCGTCAGGGACGGACCGAGGAGGCGGCGCCCGGCCCGTCGGCCGCGACCGCCGTTCCGCCGCCCCGCGAGCCACCGGGGGCACCCGGCGTGGCGCCTGACGTGCGTACGATCCGCCGGGTCACTCCCACGGAGGCCGCCGGCGAGACCCGGGTCAGCGTCGAGGCCGACGGGCCGCTCCCCCACCGGGCTTTCACGCTGGCCGACCCGCCGCGGCTCGTCGTGGATTTCGACAACGCCGTCTACGGGTTCGACCGGGCGCCGATGGCCCCGGGGGGGCCGATGGTGGACCGGATTCGCTTCATCCAGCTTCGCGGGAGCCCGAGCCCCGTGATCCGCCTCATCCTGGGCCTCAGGCGCGAGGTCCCGTACTGGATCGAGTCGCTACCCCGCGGGCTGGTGCTCCACATCGGCGCCAGCGGGCCGTCCCGGTGAGAGGAGTCCGACCCATGCGACCGACGAACGTGCTCTTCATCTTCTCGGACCAGCACAGCCGCCGCGTGCTCGGCTGCTACGGGAACCCGGTGGCGCGGACGCCGAACCTCGACCGCCTGGCCGCGGCGGGGACCCGCTTTCGCAGCGCGTACTGCCAGACGCCGATCTGCGTCCCGTCGCGGGCGAGCCTGGCCACCGGCCGCTGGGCCCACGCGATCGACTCGTGGGACAACGCCACGCCGTACACCGGCACCGAGGCGCCGAGCTGGGGGCACCGGCTGACCCTCCAGGGCCACAAGGTCACCACGATCGGCAAGCTCCACTACCGGAAGGTCGACGATCCCAGCGGGTTCCCCGACCAGCGTGTGCCAATGCACGTGCTGGAAGGCGTGGGCGATCTGTACGGGCTGCTTCGCGGCGACATGCCGGTCCGCCCGCAGAGCCGAGAGCAGGTCCTCGAGGCCCGGGCGGGGGAGAGCGAGTACACGCGCTATGACCGCGCCATCGCCGAGATGAGTGCCCGCTGGCTCCGCGAGGAGGCCCCGGAAGAGCGGAAGCCGTGGTGTCTCTTCGTCGGCTTCATCACGCCGCACTTTCCGCTGGTGGTGCCCGATCGGTACTGGACCCTCTATCCGCCGGATTCACTGCCGCTGCCGGTCCAGTACGCGCCCGAGCACTGGTCGCGTCACCCCGTGCTGGAGCTGAAGCGCCGCCAGGAGGCGCTCGACTCGCCCTTCGACGAGGCGACCATCCGGAACGCGCTGCGGGCCTATTACGGGATGGTGACCTTCCTCGACGAGCAGATCGGTATCGTCCTCGCGGCCCTCCGGCAAGCCGGGCTCGGCGAGACCACGCGCATCATCTACTCGACCGACCACGGCGAGATGCTGGGCGAGCACGGCCTCTGGTGGAAGAGTGCCATGTACGAGAGCGCGGTGGCCGTGCCGCTGATCGTGGCCGGTGCCGACGTGCCCCGGGGCCACGTGGTCGGAACCAACGCCATGCTGGTCGACGTCTTCCCGGCCATCGTCGACGCGGTCGGCGCGCGCCCGGCGCCTGACGACCGGGACCTGCCCGGCGAGTCTCTGTGGACGCTCGCCCGGGAGGGCGATCGCCCGCGGGTGGCCTTCAGCGAGTACCACGCCATCTTCTCGCCGAGCGGCATCTTCATGATCCGCACCGCGCGCTACAAGTACGTCCACTACGTCGGCTCCCCGCCACAGCTCTTCGACATGATCGACGACCCCGAGGAGACCCGCGACCTGGCCGGGACCCGGGAGCACGCCGAGGCGCTCCGGGGCTGCCGGCAGGCGCTCCGCGCCATCTGCGACCCCGACCTGGTCGATCGGCGGGCCAAGGCCGACCAGCGGCGCCGGCTCGAGGCTGCCGGCGGAGTGGAGGCGGTCATCGCCAGCGGGGTGAAGATCCCCTACACGCCGGCGCCGGCCGAATTCGATCCGGCGCCCGTCGAGGCGCGCGAGCGCGCCAAGCACCTGGAGTCCTCACGCTAGAGGGATGCATGTTCAACCACCCAGGAGCTGGTCAGCGACTCGCAGGAGGCGCCAGCCGTCCAGGGCCCGGGCGTTCAGCGAATCCCAGAGCGGTCGGGGGCCGGTGTGGTGGAAGGTGTCGAAGATGACGGCCCGGGCGCGCCCGCCCGATCGCA is drawn from Candidatus Methylomirabilota bacterium and contains these coding sequences:
- a CDS encoding AMIN domain-containing protein, with product MGRSVRARGLVIALFLAGCAAPGPPSNESAGADPARAELRESIEELRRDLADLRARLQAYRGVAVDRQDLAGVRAELDAARTAVQALVRDVEQRQLEGSQAAGRRVAAVEARVAELTEAVKRLEAAVGALGERQGRTEEAAPGPSAATAVPPPREPPGAPGVAPDVRTIRRVTPTEAAGETRVSVEADGPLPHRAFTLADPPRLVVDFDNAVYGFDRAPMAPGGPMVDRIRFIQLRGSPSPVIRLILGLRREVPYWIESLPRGLVLHIGASGPSR
- a CDS encoding extracellular solute-binding protein, with translation MSRPGKAGGLARRTFLKTAAAGGAGLVVGAGRPARAPGQPKKQTVTLWAHFAGKNYEILTRLIGEFNQATPDVEVKATSYGPAEILPKYLASVAAGAPPDIFHAPGYVPPDLALNKVIAPVDDLVKLDPTTYKNFDPITIYGGRRYGVPVNGGLGVMCYNMELYEKAGLDPQRLPETWDDLIAAARKMTNAAENQWGLMLGNKAGFTTAQVYWTFLLSAGGELISPDGKASAFNSEPGLETLSFLAEAVHKHKVSPHKLYTDVEAWNDWGTRRIGSILLYPVFTANILATRVRSMTKTAPWKLRKAAHFAGNYWTISSLGKNKEAVARFCQWWVQPAVSGRWAGESGALPNSQAAADHPSFKQFLAQNPLGQAFLDTIPFARPFPGVVGLPAVIQIVSEMVESAVVGGVAPRDALAKAATRADQELKRAQKA
- a CDS encoding sulfatase-like hydrolase/transferase, coding for MRPTNVLFIFSDQHSRRVLGCYGNPVARTPNLDRLAAAGTRFRSAYCQTPICVPSRASLATGRWAHAIDSWDNATPYTGTEAPSWGHRLTLQGHKVTTIGKLHYRKVDDPSGFPDQRVPMHVLEGVGDLYGLLRGDMPVRPQSREQVLEARAGESEYTRYDRAIAEMSARWLREEAPEERKPWCLFVGFITPHFPLVVPDRYWTLYPPDSLPLPVQYAPEHWSRHPVLELKRRQEALDSPFDEATIRNALRAYYGMVTFLDEQIGIVLAALRQAGLGETTRIIYSTDHGEMLGEHGLWWKSAMYESAVAVPLIVAGADVPRGHVVGTNAMLVDVFPAIVDAVGARPAPDDRDLPGESLWTLAREGDRPRVAFSEYHAIFSPSGIFMIRTARYKYVHYVGSPPQLFDMIDDPEETRDLAGTREHAEALRGCRQALRAICDPDLVDRRAKADQRRRLEAAGGVEAVIASGVKIPYTPAPAEFDPAPVEARERAKHLESSR